One window of the Amycolatopsis mediterranei genome contains the following:
- the purH gene encoding bifunctional phosphoribosylaminoimidazolecarboxamide formyltransferase/IMP cyclohydrolase yields MSTDLGRRPVRRALIGVSDKAGLLDLATGLHAAGVEIVSTGGTAKAIADAGVPVTPVEQVTGFPESLDGRVKTLHPHVHAGLLADQGNPDHVEQLRKLDIAAFDLLVVNLYPFAQTVASGASPEDCVENIDIGGPAMVRAAAKNHGSVAVVVDPARYGWVLERVADGGFEFEDRKRLAAQAYAHTAAYDTAVASWFASAYAPDENTVDAGFPDFLGATWERADVLRYGENPHQKAALYKSQNPGLAHAEQLHGKAMSYNNYVDTDAARRAAYDFAEPAVAIIKHANPCGIAIGVDIAEAHRKAHACDPVSAYGGVIATNRPVSREAAEQIGEIFTEVVLAPDFDAEALEILQRKKNIRLLKLPAAPASPIEFRPISGGVLLQTADAIDASGDDPANWTLATGAAADEQTLRDLEFAWRSLRAVKSNAILLATDGATVGVGMGQVNRVDSSRLAVARAGDRAKGSVGASDAFFPFPDGLEVLTEAGVRAIVQPGGSVRDAEVIAAAEKAGVTMYLTGTRHFAH; encoded by the coding sequence GTGAGCACTGACCTGGGACGGCGCCCGGTCCGCCGGGCGCTGATCGGCGTCTCGGACAAGGCGGGCCTCCTGGACCTCGCGACCGGCCTGCACGCGGCCGGCGTCGAGATCGTCTCCACCGGTGGCACGGCGAAGGCCATCGCCGACGCCGGGGTCCCGGTCACGCCGGTCGAGCAGGTCACCGGTTTCCCGGAGTCGCTGGACGGCCGCGTCAAGACGCTGCACCCGCACGTGCACGCCGGGCTGCTGGCCGACCAGGGCAACCCCGACCACGTCGAGCAGCTGCGCAAGCTGGACATCGCGGCGTTCGACCTGCTCGTGGTGAACCTGTACCCGTTCGCGCAGACCGTCGCGTCCGGCGCGAGCCCCGAAGACTGCGTCGAGAACATCGACATCGGCGGCCCGGCCATGGTCCGCGCGGCGGCGAAGAACCACGGCAGCGTCGCGGTCGTCGTCGACCCGGCCCGCTACGGCTGGGTGCTCGAGCGCGTCGCCGACGGCGGCTTCGAGTTCGAAGACCGCAAGCGCCTCGCCGCCCAGGCGTATGCGCACACTGCGGCGTACGACACGGCTGTCGCGTCATGGTTCGCCAGCGCGTACGCCCCCGACGAGAACACTGTCGACGCCGGCTTCCCGGACTTCCTCGGCGCCACCTGGGAACGCGCCGACGTCCTGCGCTACGGCGAGAACCCGCACCAGAAGGCCGCGCTGTACAAGAGCCAGAACCCGGGCCTGGCGCACGCCGAGCAGTTGCACGGCAAGGCCATGTCGTACAACAACTACGTCGACACCGATGCCGCCCGCCGCGCCGCGTACGACTTCGCCGAGCCCGCCGTCGCGATCATCAAGCACGCCAACCCGTGCGGCATCGCGATCGGCGTGGACATCGCCGAGGCCCACCGCAAGGCGCACGCGTGCGACCCGGTTTCGGCCTACGGTGGCGTCATCGCGACGAACCGGCCGGTCAGCCGCGAGGCCGCCGAGCAGATCGGCGAGATCTTCACCGAGGTCGTGCTGGCGCCGGACTTCGACGCCGAAGCCCTGGAGATCCTGCAGCGCAAGAAGAACATCCGGCTGCTGAAGCTGCCGGCGGCCCCGGCGTCGCCGATCGAGTTCCGCCCGATCTCCGGCGGCGTCCTGCTGCAGACGGCCGACGCGATCGACGCTTCCGGCGACGACCCGGCGAACTGGACGCTCGCCACCGGCGCCGCGGCCGACGAGCAGACCCTGCGCGACCTCGAGTTCGCGTGGCGCTCGCTGCGCGCGGTCAAGTCCAACGCGATCCTGCTGGCCACCGACGGCGCGACCGTCGGCGTCGGCATGGGCCAGGTCAACCGGGTCGACTCGTCGCGGCTCGCGGTGGCGCGGGCCGGCGACCGGGCCAAGGGCTCGGTCGGCGCGTCGGACGCGTTCTTCCCGTTCCCGGACGGCCTGGAGGTGCTGACCGAGGCGGGTGTCCGCGCGATCGTGCAGCCCGGCGGCTCGGTCCGTGACGCCGAGGTCATCGCGGCGGCGGAGAAGGCGGGCGTCACCATGTACCTGACGGGGACGCGCCACTTCGCGCACTGA